The Panthera tigris isolate Pti1 chromosome E3, P.tigris_Pti1_mat1.1, whole genome shotgun sequence genome segment AATCCCAGCGAGGCTGGTGGCAGTGCGGGACCAGGCCCGCCAGCAGTGAGGTACGGGCACACTCCGCTCCACTCCGGGGTTGGCCAGCCGTGGCCCAGGGATGtgccttccctcacctcccccaaGTGAGGCGAGCGCAGGACACTAGAGCACCAGATCCTTCCCTGAATGACCCACGGCGAGGCTGGTGCAGCCTGACTCGAAGCCGCCACGGAAGGACCCGGTGAGGGACAGACCAGAAGAAATGcctggggcccaaactcacagggCCCACCCTCCGGCCTGGGCACCACGGCCTCAAGTCGCttgctcccctgcttgtgtgagcGGGAAGGCCCTCTGAACCCTCAGGCCCTGCCCCCTGCGTGCCTGCACCTGCAGAGACCCCGCATTCTCGGCCGCTGGCCATGGTGCCTCTTCCCACGTGCCCTCAATTTCTGCTTCACTGGCCGCGAACGTGAGAAGTGAGGTCTGCCGTCCTGACCAGGCCTCCCTGTCCTCCACGCAGAAGGCCATGACCAGCCCACGTCGCCTTCTTGCCCACGGGACCAGCAGCTGCCCGGCAGCCTACCAGCATGAAGGATGCCAGGCCACAAGACCTCTCTGTCCCGGTCAGGAAGGGCCACATGTCAAGGGCCCCCCACCATCTCTTCCCGGGGCTCACACACGGATCTATCATGAACAAGCACAGCGGGAGCCACCTGGCCTCCCCTATCACCCGAGCGCTCAGCTCCTCCTACGGGGCCGTGGCCCTGGACACGGCCACGCCGTGATAGCCGGTCCGCCCTGGTGGCCGTGTGCAGACTGAGTGCGACACCAAGGGCCTGCTCCCAGGGACGCCTGAGATGTGCCCTTGCTCTGAGGTGGCCACTCACTCTCAGAGGGGACCGGGAGGACAAGGTGCCTGGGGGTCCCCATGGGGGACTGCTGCCTGAGACAGACTCCGGGGTGACTGCCTCACTCTCAGAGGGGACCAGGAGAAGGACAAGGTGCCTGAGGgtccccgggggggtgggggggaactgCTGCTCGAGACAGACTCCGGGGTGGCTGCCTCACTCTCAGAGGGGACCAGGAGAAGGACAAGGTGCCTGGGGGTccccggggggggcgggggggactgcTGCCTGAGGCAGAGGCCACGCCCAAGCCAATCCCGAAAGGGATCAATGCAAAGGTCACTCCGCACTCACACCTGCAAGCCAGTGCGCAGCGGACCCTTGCGCCCCCACGTCCCCGCACACGGAAGCCGGCCTTCCTGCCACCTCACAGCCGGGcctgagaaaaatgaagacaagttTTCTTCCCTCTGACAGTTCGTTCTGTCCCAAATTCAAAGTAAAATGAAGAAGATCgtctagaaaaatgtaaaagcttCAATTTCAAGTCACTTTTAACGCCCGTTTCATCTGACAGTAGCTTTGAAAGCAAAAGGCAATCTTTATCATTTGAGGTTCTTAAGCTAAATTGACGTGATTATGTCCAACATAACCAGATGCTTCTAAAATCCCATTTTCAAAGTGACATCAACCCCCAAAATAAGAAAACCTTCCCTCTGGCTCCTAATGAATCCTTAAGACGCCACGTCCACAGAGGGCTGAGGCTGCCTCGTCACAGACCCCCGCAGCTGTCCCGCCCCTTGAGGGGTCCCCGCGGGACGTGGACGAGCCGCAGCGTCGGGGCAGCCCCGTCCCTCCGGAAGAGCTCTGGGGCAGGCCGAGGAGGCCGGAGGGGGACGCGCCGGCAGTGGGGCGCAGGTCTCTCCTTCGTGCCTGCGGACGGGTCGccagaaaagggaggaagacaaCCCTGGGAGAGCCTGGGAGTGGCCTAAGGACAAGCATTTGGTCTCCGTCCCCTCTCCCGGCACTGAGCTCCTAAGAGCCTGGGCTTCTGAGGTGAGAGGGGCATTTCGTCACTCGTAACAAGCCCCTCGCGACCCCAGCCCCATCCGAGCTAACGAGGGGACCACAGGAGTGGCTGGAGCGACCAATCACATACTGGgggggctaggacttccaggtTGGGGACCGCAGGGTGGGGGCTGAGCTCTTCACCAAGAGCCAGCGACTTCAGCACGGAAACTCCATAAACACCCCAGAGCGGGGCTCAGACAGCTTCTGAGCTGGAGAGCAGGCCCAGGTGCTGAGAGGGGCAGGCCCAGAGAGGACACGGAAGCtgtgcacccccacccctcacccccagccccccccagCTGGCTGCTCGGAACACACTCTTTGTCACAAACCAGTGACTGCATGTGAAGCGATTTCCCGAATtctgagctgttctagcaaatccTCGAACGAGGCTGGGGTGTCGAGGGAAACCCTGCATTTGCAGGCACCCGGGGGACCCAGGACTGGAGACCAGGGTCTGGAGTGGGGGCAGCGTGTGGGACCGAGCCCTCCACCTGTGGGGTCGTGTCAGAATGGGGCGGACTGACAGAGCGCCAGCTGGCCTCAAGTGGCATTCGGTGTCAGGAGGAAAAACCTAGCACCGGAGAAGTCACGCAGCGGCTGGCCGGCGGGCCTCCCTCCGGGAACGGGACTCCTTCCTCGCTGTGCCGCCGCGGGGGCGGGTTTTCCTGTTACTCGCCACCAGGGGCGTCCCGGCTTCCATTCCTCTCTGCGCACACAGGGCACAAACACGCAGACGCTTCCCCCCGCCACCCATCCACCGCAGCCTGGGGTCCACACCATCAAGGGGTCAGTCGGAGCCCAGGCCACAAAGACAGGCCGGCAAAGACAAAGAGGTTCCCGGTCCAGGCGCACATCCTTCTCGTGGCCCCCCCAGAGCACCAGGAAGGCGGCGGGCGGCCCGGCAGCCACATGCTGCCTCGACAGGGTCCCCACCGTGTGACAGAAACGGGGGGCACCCTTCACCCGCAAGACCGGCCCAGCCCCCACTCACTCAGGCCGAGGGAACAGTGACGCACAGCTGTTCCCGAGCCAAGCCTAGGGGACGCACGCTCCCTGGCGCCCCCGCTGTCCGAAGCCAATGCCCCCCACGACCACCGGGGCCAGCAGGCCTACCTGCTGGTGATGACATTGTTCCGGTCCTGCAAGGCAAGTTCTCGCTGCTGCAGGTCAACGATGAACCTGGAAAGGTCTTCCGGGGTCCTGCGGGACCAACAACACACGTTAGCATCAGCCATTGCCCGGAGGGGACCTCATTCTGTGAGTCCCAGACCTGGGACAGCTCAAGCCCCGCGCACCGTCCCCGGGCCAGTGTGGTGGGGGCACTGCACACGCACCCCAACCTGGGTTCAAACCACAGCCCGCCACTGGCCACGTAACATCAGGTGAATTACTTTTATTTGACAGGATTTTAGTTCACCCGTAAAAAGCGATCAATAGCCAGCCGACAGCGTCACCGTGCAGAGGAGGGGAGATGAGGTGCAGGGGTGCTCGGCATGGGTCAGCGTGcccgcctctcctccctcctccctccaaccAGCAACAGTAAGAGACACCCACAGTCTGTGCTTTGTCACGTTCAAGCTGCTCAGCCTGGCCGTGTGGGTTCCCCTTCAGGACGGCCCTGCTGCTGCCCCGTCCCCCACAGAGACGAGGAAGCGGGTCCAGGGCATTAAAAGTGCCCCAGGGTGCAACGGTCTTTGAGCAGCGCTGGACCTCAATCTGGCTCCTGGCAACTCAACACCGTAACTCAGAACACACGCCAACGTCTCCGAGAGAATGAAAACACCCAGCTCAGTGGGAACGTTCCAGACACAGCACAAAGCACGCAAGCTGGGGGCTCCCTGGCCTGCAGGTGGCGGGTGAGCCCAAGGCCGACGGACCGAGCACAAGGCCAGGCAGCACGTGCGAGACAGCACGGCCTCTTCTGTCACCAAAGGAGCCACGGGCACTGTGACCAAAGCTACACCCACAGGACTCGCCCTCCGCAGTATCAGAGTCCGTCACAAAGCTGTGGGAGTGGCTATTGGTCACCGTGGCGCCCGAAGGCCCTCTTCCTGGCCTCTCACGGCACCACGGTACCAGGCTCCCAGAAACACCCCACTACCAGGCCAGGCCCGGGGGCTCCGCCACCCACAGCCTTGCCTCTGGACACGAACCGGCCAACCCACTGCCCCCGGACTCCGCGGCAGGTCACCCTGGCTCGCAGTGCTCTTCCTCAAGCCGTATCAGGACAACCGGCACCTCCCGGAAGAGGGATGCTCCCCATCCCGCCTGCCGCGCTCGGCGTGCGTGCGCGGGGCCTCTCAGGGCCTCTCGGGGTCCGCCGGGACGAGAACGTGAGCTCCCAGCACCGGCGCCCGGCAGCCGTCCATGCGGAAGCCCTGCGCAGCCCAGTCCTCACACCCCTGGGCCTCTGTAGGCCACACGCCTCCCGCAGGTGCCCCCCGGCTCTCCCACCCTCAGTCACCCTCACagacgcccccccccaccccgagatgAAGCCCCTCACTGGGCCTGGGGGAACCCCTGTGTTCCTCCCCACGAGAGGATTTAAGGGACCTCACACAAGACCGTCACCCAGGAGGGGGAGACTGTGCCGGCCTTGGATGTCAGCTCCCACTCTTCTGGGAGCTTCTTCAAGCTCTATGACCTTGGGACTTAAAGACACTggcacagaaagaaggaaatcttttcaAGCCAGGAGGGATTTCTTTCTGAAACATCCTACAGAGACGCTCAAGCGGTCGTTCCTCTGTGTTACTCCATCAAAGGAGTGTGCAGACCGTTACCAGAGCCACAGGCCAAGTTTACTGAAAACAAATCCACAAAAGACCCCGGCCCCCAGCCCGCTGCCGGCCTCGTCTTCCGCTCAGGCCCGTGCAGAGGACCGTCAGCAGAGGTCCACCCAGTCTCTCGGGGATCTGGCGGCGGAGGCGGCAGTCCTCTCTCCAGGAGGGCGGGTGGCCtgcggctccctcccgccagagCCTTCCCGGAATCTGGAGCCCAGGCGGCAGGGTCGGGAGCACCTGACAACAATTTGGAAACCAGCTTTGGGCCCTGGGGCCGGAACCCGCCCCCGCAGAGCTGGCGGTAGAGCCGGCGGAGAGCCCAGACCCACTCTCACCGGGCTCTCCGGCCTCCTTCCGAGCGAAGGTAATGGAAACGAGCCAGTTTAATGATGAGGGGAACACCGCAACGGCTcagaagaggaggaaagtgaCCTTAACGAGCCGTCCCTCTGAGATGCTCCATCCCACTGACGGCGGGCACCCGCGTCCCCTGGGACCCAGGCCAGTGTGCACGGGCCGcccacacacgcgcgcgcacgtACACACACCCGGCCGCGCCCAGGAGGCCGgggtctctgccccctccactcaACACTCACACGGAGGCCATCAGGCGGCCAAGTACCGCCGGACTTCTGGGCGGCCATCCGGGTCCTGGCCCCACCAACGAAGCAAGCAGCAAATctgctttccctcccctcctccagagaaCACCGGGCCTGCCCACGTGGCCCCCTTCGCCCGAGGCGGGGGACGTGGGCGGCCGAGGTCGCCCGAGCCCTCGCCGCCCCTCCCGGAGCAGGTGGGTCGTCCCCGCACAAACCACAGGCACGAGGATCTGGCTCACACGCCCGTGGCAGACTCTCCGCCGGGCTGGTCCTTGGCCACAGTCCCAGCCCCCGAATCCCAGGTGCCACCATTGAGCCACCCCCTCCTCGCAGAGCAAGGACGTGGGCTGCAGGGCCTGCCTCCCCCACGTGCCCCACTGCACAAGACTAGAACGCGTGCACGATGCCCACACCTGCCCCGGCCTCACGCCACCACCGGACAGCCTTTCCCTCGGTGGCCTGCGACTCTGGCTGCAACGAGACCCAGGGCCCTTCTGGTCACTCCCAACAGCACTAAAAACCCAAAGCACAGAAAACTCTTGGCCACGCTCCAGAATCTCCCACCAACCTCAGCGACAGCGAGAAGGCAGGACGTCTTCGAGGAAAGAGAGCGGGTTCAGTCACGGTCCAGACAACCGCAGGCTGACGCGCCAGCGTGACAGGGCTCCTCGGGCCTATCTCCAAAGCCCCGAGACCCAGGCATGGTGCAGTGCGAGCGCCCGACAACCCTCGCGCAGCCGTCAACCGCACGGGAGCAGGGAGAGACGGGAACCTGGACAACCGTCTCCTGAGGTGCACCAGCCAACCCACTTAACACCGTGTGGGAACAAGGACAAGGCACAGGTGACGACGACGGTGAAGTTGTCACACCTCGTTACATAACTGAGGAACGTAAAGTCCAACGTGAAGTAAGTAATCGGTACGTTAAACCGCGTGGAGTCCTGCAGACACTCAGGTCTGCAgctgatcaaaaagaaaacacgTTCTGCTGGAGGACCACCGTGTAGGAGCTTTAGTTAGAAATGGTACATGGAGGGCGATGGTTCCAGAATGTTCCGCacaagaaaaaggagagacagagaggtgggtTTTGCAACAAGTGGACGCTCTAAAGCCAGAAGGCTGAGCCAGGGGCAGGGGTCCTGGCTACAGGTGACCTCTCAGGAAGCTGCCCCAGCACTCGGCTTGCTGTGAAAACACGCCCTAGGAAAGGACGTGGGTAGATCAGGCTCCGAGGGACTTGAACTGACCAGGTCCCCTGGGGCACAGCTGAAGGCGTTCGGGAGGCATCTGGGGGCAGCAGAGACAACAGCAAGGGTGAACTCGCTCATCCCCAGGTCTCCGTCAACAGGGACAGCTTCCCTGTCTGGTGTGTGGCTCCCGTGACCTGGCCGTGCAGCCCCCACGACCCCAAGGAGGGTCGGGCCGTCGGACAAGGTAAGAAACGTAACCAAGAGGGGAGTCCCCGCCCGCCAACCCGGAAGCGCTCTTCAGGGAATGCGTGTCAAGGAAGCAACGGTGCGTGCCTACATAGGTGGGGTGGCAGTCTGTCCTCCTGTGGTAAAATACTCCTAACGCGACATTTACCCTCTTAACCACCTTTAAGCATCCAGCTCGGGGCATCAAGGGCCTTCACCtgcagaactttctcatcttcccaaactgaaaccgGGTCCTCATCGAACGCCCCTCCACACCCGTCCCCAACCCCGGGCGCCCCCGCCTACTGTGCCTGTGGACTGGACGTGAGGGGGGTCACGCGGTCCTTCTGTGGCTGACGTCACTGAGCACCGCGTCGGAAAGGCTCACCCATCTTCTGGGTCAGAGTGTCCTTCCCCCCTGAGGCTGCACGATACTCCAGCGTGTGGACAGACCCTGCCTTGTCTCTCCATCACCATCTCCCCATCAGCTGTCGCGGACGCAGCTGTGAACACG includes the following:
- the LOC122234540 gene encoding translation initiation factor IF-2-like, yielding MLPIPPAALGVRARGLSGPLGVRRDENVSSQHRRPAAVHAEALRSPVLTPLGLCRPHASRRCPPALPPSVTLTDAPPHPEMKPLTGPGGTPVFLPTRGFKGPHTRPSPRRGRLCRPWMSAPTLLGASSSSMTLGLKDTGTERRKSFQARRDFFLKHPTETLKRSFLCVTPSKECADRYQSHRPSLLKTNPQKTPAPSPLPASSSAQARAEDRQQRSTQSLGDLAAEAAVLSPGGRVACGSLPPEPSRNLEPRRQGREHLTTIWKPALGPGAGTRPRRAGGRAGGEPRPTLTGLSGLLPSEGNGNEPV